The Myxococcus fulvus region GGTGCTGGAGGTGCACAACCCCGGCGAGCCCATTGCCCCGGACGCGCTGCCCCACCTGTTCGACCCGTTCCGCCGCGCGACGAACAACCACCCTGTCAGCGGCAACAGCGGCGGCCTGGGCCTGGGGCTCTACATCGTCGAGCAGGTGGTGAAGGGCCACGGGGGCCACATCGAGGTGACGTCCACGCAGGAGGCCGGCACGGTGTTCCGGGTGACGCTGCCGCGCGCGCCGCCTCCGCCGGCCTGAGGGGGCTTGTTCAGCCCTGGGCGCTCACCACGCGGGCCAGCGTGGCGCGCAGCTCGGTGAGGTCCACCGGCTTGGGCACGGTGCCCTGGATGCCCTCGGGCATGGCCTGGTGGTTGCCCGCGCCGGAGACGACGACGACGGGCAGCTGCTTGAGCCGGTCATCCTCGCGCACGTGGCGCATCAGCTCCCAGCCGCTCATCACCGGCATCATCAAATCCAGCAGCACCGCGTCCGGACAGGGCAGCCGTGACAGGCGCTCCAGCGCGGACTGGCCGTTGCCGGCCGTCTCCACGGCGAAGCCCTCCATGGTCAGGAACTCCTCCAGGAGCTCTCGACTGTCGACGTGGTCTTCCACCAGGAGGACGAGGCTGGGCGTGCACATGGAGACTCAGCCTCGTACCGAGGTCCGACATCCGCCAGCCGCGGCGCGTCGAGACGTCCTCGCGTGGACGTCCCGGGTGTCCGCCCGTGAACATCAGGCGGTTCGGAGGTGAGCGGAGCTCAGCCCGCAGGGTCCTCCTCCGGCAGCAGCCTGTCCTCCAGCACCTCCTGCGGGGACTCGCCCGCCTGCACGCGCAGCGCGGCGTAGCGCAGGCCCGTCACCTCCGCGAGCGCCTCCGCCCGGCCGAAGACCAGCCCCGCGCGGCGCGCGTACAGCCGCAGGGCCCGCGCCAGCTCCGCGCCCGTGGAGAAGCGCTCCTCGCGCGCCGGCGCCAGCGTGCCCCTGAGCAGCGGCTGGAAGGCCGCCGGCACCGCGCGCAGCGCGTCCTCCAGGTCGTCATGGCCGTAGGCGCGGATGCGGCGGCGCAGCTCCCGCGCGGCGGCCAGGCCCACCGCGTTCTTCATGGCGTCCTCCAGCGCCTCTCCGGAGTCGGACGGGGGCTGGGTGAGCGCGCGCTCGTGGCGGTGGCGGCGCTCGGCCTCGAAGCGGTCCGCGCCCTCGAAGAGGTGGCGGCCGGTGAGCAGCTGCAGCAGCACCAGCCCCAGGCCGAACAGGTCCGCGCGGCCGTCCAGCGGCTGGCGCGCGACGTGCTCGGGCGCGGCGTAGGCCAGGCTCACGGGGGGCGCGGCGCGCGCGGCGTCCCCGGAGAACACGGAGGTGGCGGCGCCGAAGTCGAGCAGCTTCACCGCGCCGTGCTCGGTGACGAGGATGTTGTGGGGCGCCACGTCGCGGTGGACCACGCGCAGCGGGTGGCCGTGCTCGTCGGTGAGGGTGTGGGCGTGGTGGAGCGCCTCCGCGATTTCGGCGGCGACGTAGAGCGCGAAGCCCTCCGAGAAGGGCAGGTGCGAGCGGGAAGACGCCTCCAGCAGCGAGTCCAGCCGGTGGCCGGGCGTGTGCTCGAAGACGAGCACCGGCGTGTCGTCCGGGCCCTTGAGGTGGTGCACGGAGGCGACGTTGGGGTGGTGCAGGAGCGCGGTGAGCCGGCCCTCCTCCAGCAGCCGGTGGATGGCCGCGGCGTCCTCGCCCAGCGGGCGCTTGATGACCGCGTAGCCGCAGAAGTCCGCCTCGTAGCGACGGCGGGCGAGCAGCAGCTCCCCGTGGTGCGCGGCCCCCAAGGACTTCACGAACTCATACGACGCGCGGCCGGAGCGCAGCAGGACTTCCGGAGGCATGGAGGCGTCGGACGACGGGGGCGACATGGGCGGCTCTCCTTGCGACGGCGATGGGCCCGATGGGCCCGTGGGCTCACCGTGAAAAGTATGTTCGTCCTCCGGCTGGAAGTCACCCCATGGGTAGTGCGTGCCCCGTCCACCGCGGCCCGCGCCTGGCGCCCGTTCCTTTCGCGCGCCATCCGTCCGCTGACGGTGGAGGCTCCGTCCGGGGTGCTTCCTGTTTCCGACCTTGAACAGTTTTGGGGCGAAGTCTTGATTTTCAGTTTTGCGAATGGGAGGTGTGAGGTGGGCTCCGAAGGGTGTCCAGGACCTGGGAGGGCGGTCCCGGATGGCCGGAGAAGTCCAGCGGTGGACGCTGGATGTCCCAGGTCGGATGGAGGGGGTGCCGCCGAGGGGCGGCGGGGGGAGGGAGCCGGGCGCTCCGGGCGGGGGTGGGAGGGGTGCGCGGAGGGCTGGAACCGGGTCCGAGGACTACCCGGCGTATCGGTATTTCGCCTGATGACGTGGTGGGTTATAAGCCGGTTCGGACACACGTCCGAGGGAGGCCTGAGGCGGTGCAGGCCGGGGCCTCGGTCCGAACTCACAAGGTTGACGCGGTGAAGACCCACCCTGAAGGTTCCTCCACCCCTCGCAGGTCGTCCCGAGCGTCCAGCAAGGGCCGGCCGAGCGACCGCGCCCGTCAGTCGCGTCAGCAGTTGGAGCGGCGGCTGGCGGTGAGCGTGGGCGAGGAGGCCCGCTCGGCGCGGATGCGCGCGGGGCTGACCCAGGCGGACGTGGCCGAGCGCATCGGCATCGCCGCGGAGGTCTACGGGCGGATGGAGCGCGGGAAGATGATGCCCAGCGTGCCCACGCTGTTCCGGCTCTGCCTGGCGCTGCGGCTGTCGGCGGACGTGGGGCTGGGGCTGGTCACGGCGGCCTCGGTGGGGGCGGCGCTGTGGGAGGAGGACTCGCGGGACAAGGACCACCTGCCGGAGATGCGGCGCCTCTTGCGCACGCTGCGGCGCATGTCCCGGGGCCAGCTCAAGCTGGTCAACCAGGTGGCCGCCGCCATCCTGCCGCAGCGCTGAGCTTCAGCGGCTCGGCAGGCACAGCGTGTCGACCGGGCAGCGCTCGGGGAGCGGTGCTCCGGGGCGCACAGGCTCCCTCAGGTGCATGGGCGTCTCACGGGGGGCCAGGGTCTGCTCCGCGGTGAGCGCGCCCCGCGGGGTGGACTCGGCCGAGGCGGCGGGCATGAAGCTCAGCGCCACCAGCACCAGCAACACGCCCAAGAGCAGCTGGAGCAGGCGAGCCCGGAGGATGCGGAGGGAAGGCGGGGCGATCATCTCGCGGGCCTCCGCGCGGCGCACGCTCGAGCGAGGACGACGTCCCGGCCCACCGGAGAGGCCGAGGACACGAGGCGAGACGGGGACGACGACGGGGCGAGGACGGCCCGCCGGCACCAGGACAGGGACAGACGAAAACGCATGACGCGGGGCTCCGGAGTGCGGGGAAGTTGGTGAGCCCACCCCCGGGTGTCCTCCCTCCCTTCAAGACAGGTCCGTTGTTCACCCCAGGACGTGCCGCGTCGCCTCCGTCGGGCACCGGACGCGGGGCGCGCACGACGATTGCCCGTGCTCTCCGGGTGACGCCTGGGCGGCCTGGGTGCTTGTCACCCTGCCGGGTCCCTGGCCTCATGGGGCCTCGAGGGGCCGACGAGAAGCGACGTGACGGATTCGATTCGGGGAAGGCGGCGGCAGGGACGCTGGCCGCGCGCGCTCATGGCGGTGTGGCTGCTGGTGCTGTGCGCGCCGGTGGGCCGCGCGAGCGCCCAGGCCCCGTCCACCCCCGACGCGGGAGTGCCCCCCGTGGCCGCCGAGGTGGACCTGGCGCGCACGGACGCGGGCTGGACGGTGGACACGGGGCCCTCCGACGCGGGGTCCGTGTTCCTGCCGCCCGCGCTCGCCCAGGACGCTCCCGCGCCGTATCCGCCCCAGCTCGCCGCCGAGCGCGTCTCGGGCGTCGTCCGGCTGGAGCTGCTCATCGACGCCTCCGGCGAGGTGGAGTCCGCCACCCTGGTCCAGGGCATCCACCCGCTGCTGGACCGGGCCGCGCTGCACGCCGCGCCCCACCTGCGCTTCACGCCCGCCACCGTGGACGGCCAGCCGGTGCCGGTGCGGCTGGGCTTCGAGTACCGCTTCGAGGCGCCCGTGCTCCCGCCCGACGCCGTGGCCCAGGCCCCCGTCACGCTGAGCGGACGCGTGCGCACCAAGGGCAACCGGCGCCCCGTCGTCGGCGCCACGCTGGTGTCCGAGGCCGTCCCGGACGCGCCGGTGCAGACGGACGCGCAGGGGCACTTCCAGGCGCGCTGGCCCGCGGGGGAGCACCGCGTGCGGGTGTCCGCGCCCGGCCACAAGGCGGGCACCTTCCGCGAGGTGTTGAAGGCGCAGGAGGCGCTGGAGGTGGTGTACGGGCTGGAGCCGCTCGTCATCAACCCGTACGAGACGGTGGTGCGCGCGGACCGCGAGCGCACCGAGGTCAGCCGCGTGACGCTGCACGACGCGGAGTTGCGCGAGGTGCCCGGCACCATGGGCGACCCGTTCCGCGTCGTGATGCTGCTGCCGGGCGTGGGCAGCATGCTGTCCGGCGTGGCCTACCCGGTGGTGCGCGGCAGCCAGCCCGCGGCCACGGGCTACTTCCTGGACGGCATCCGCGTCCCCATCCTGTTCCACCTGTTCCTCGGCCCCGCCGTCATCCACCCGGACTTCATCGACACCATCGACTTCTTCCCGGGCTCACCGCCGCCGCGCTACGGGCGGCTGCTGGGCGGCGCCATCGAGGGCCGGCTGAGTCGTCCGCGCGATGACCGGGTCCACGGCAGCGCGTACGCGGACCTCATCAACGCGGGCTTCTTCCTGGAGACGCCGTTCCCGTCCACCGGCACCAACGTCAGCGTGGCGGGCCGCTACTCCTACACGCCGTGGCTCATCGCGCTGGCGGCCAACAAGCTGCAGGACCCGCCCGCGCCGGGGCGGCTCAACGAGAAGGTGGTGCTCGACTTCTGGGACTACCAGCTGCGCGTGGAGCAGGACGTGGGCCAGGGCAAGCTGCGGCTGTTCGCGTTCGGCTCGTCGGACACCTTCGGCACCGAGGCCCAGGACGCGTTCGGCGACACCGCGATGCAGTCCATCGTCTTCCACCGCATGGACCTGCGCCACCGTCACCCGCTGGGGGGCGGCGAGCTGGAGCTGGGCGTGACGTGGGGCCTGGACCGCTTCGCCATCGTCAGCAGCGACCCGCCGGACGACGCGACCGCCATCCACATCGACCAGGGCACGTGGGCCGCGCGCGCGGGCTACACCCTGCCGTTGGACTCCACCGCGACGCTGCGGCTGGGCGGGGACGTGGACCACAAGCGCGCCATCGTCGACTTCTACGAGCTGACGCCCGACGAGGAGACCGAGCAGCGGGCCCCCGTGGCGCTGGCCACGTTCATGGGCGCGTGGGCGGAGCTGGTGTATCAGCCCTCCCCCCGGTGGTCCTTCGTGCCGGGCCTGCGCGTGGACAACTACCACCTGTCGCCCGGCATCGACCACGCGGCCATCGAGCCCCGGCTCACCGTGCGCCACCAGTTCAATGACTCACTGGTGCTCAAGGGCTCCGCGGGCCTGTTCCACCAGCCGCCCACCTCCCTCATCAGCCTGCCCGTGGTGGACGTGGGCAGCCTGCTCTTGGGTCTGCAGCGCGGCGTGCAGCTGTCGCTGGGCGCCGAGTGGAAGGCGTTGAAGGGCCTGGAGCTGGGCGTGGACGCGTACGTCAACCCGCTGGTGCGCACCATCGAGCTCACGCCCTTCTCCGACGAGGGCCTGACGGACGAGGAGACGCCGCTGCCGGACCCGGAGCCCGGCATCCCCGACCGGGGCGACATCGACTTCCCGGACTTCCAGAGCAGCGGCGTGGCCTACGGCCTGGAGCTGCTCATCCGCCACCCGCTGGGGGACAACTGGTTCGGTTGGCTGTCGTACACGCTGCAGCGCAGCGTCCGCCGCACGCGCTTCTACCGGTACGACTTCGAGGGCAACGTGATGGGCGAGGCGACGGGAGATCTGCCCTTCGCGTTCGACCAGACGCACGTGCTCAACCTGGTGCTCAGCTACAAGTTCTCCAACAGCGTCACGCTGGGCGGGGTGCTGCACTTCAACACCGGCCGCCCCGAGTACGGGACGCTGGGCACCCAGACGCACCGCCCGGGGCGGGACGGCTCGGGCAGGCCGTCGTGGGTGAAGGCGGACCGGGACGCGGTGGACCGGCTGCCGCCCTTCTTCCGCTTCGACATGCGCCTGTCCAAGGCCTGGGTCTATGAGACGTTCAGCCTGGAGGCCTACCTGGACATGCTCAATGTCACCATCAGTCAAGAGACGGTGAGCTTCGAGTACGACGGGGGCGGCGGCCGGCCGCTGTCCAAGAAGGCCGTGGGGCTGCCCATCGTCCTGCCCATCCTGGGGATGAAGGGGCGATACTGAACCCCGCGATTGATGGATAGCGCACGCTTGCCGGCCCTCCCCGCGAGCGGCTTGCCCCAGGAAGGGGAGGGCACGGTTTGATTCAGGCCCGGAGCGTGTTGAAGGGAGCCGACCTGCCCCCAGGACGGATGGACACTCCCAGGCTCCACGGTGGACCGCCCGACACCAGGTGAAGACGCCATGTTCCACGAAGGAATTGCGACGACGATGTCGGAACGGCCGCCGCAGCGGGAGACATCCCCGCGTGGTGTGTTGGGGCTGGCCAGCCTCCCCGCGCCGCGGGACGACGCCTCCGACAACACGGTGACGCGGGGCTCCGAGGCGCCCGGCGTGCTGGTGGTGGACGACAACCCCGCCAACCTGGTCTCGCTGGAGGCCATCCTCGAGCCGCTCGGCGTGCGCCTGACGAAGGCGAGCTCGGGGGAGCAGGCGCTGCGCTTCCTGCTGCGCGAGGACTACGCGGTCATCCTGCTGGACGTGCGGATGACGGGGATGAACGGCTTCGAGACCGCGTCCCTCATCAAGCAGCGCGAGCGCACGCGCAACGTGCCCATCATCTTCCTCACCGCGTACGGCCGCGACGACACGGAGCTCGTCACGGGCTACTCCACCGGCGCGGTGGACTTCCTGCAGAAGCCCTTCCCGCCGGAGGTGCTGCGCTCCAAGGTGTCCGTCTTCGTGGAGCTGTTCCGCGCGCAGCACCAGGTGCGGGCGCAGTCGGAGCTGCTCCGCCAGAAGGAGGCGGAGGCGCGCGAGCTGGCGCACCGGGCCGCGGGGCACATCGACCGGCTGCGCGACTTCACCGCGCGGCTGTCGGAGGCGAGCACGGTGGCGGAGGTGTGCCGGGCCCTGTTCGAGCAGGGGCTGGTGGCCGCGGGCGCCAAGGCGGGCGCGGTGAACCTCTTGAGCGATGACGGCGAGGCGCTCGAAATCGTGGACGCGGTGGGCTACCCGGAGCAGGTGCTGTCGCGCTGGCGGCGCATCCCCCTGTCCCAGCGCGTGCCCCTGACGGAGGCGGTGCGCGAGCAGAAGCCCATCTGGCTGGGCTCGCTGGAGGAGTGGACCGAGCGCTACCCGCACCTCAACGCGCACGGCATCCACGAGTCCGCCATCGCGCTGCCGCTCCTGGTGAAGGGGCGGGCGCTGGGTGTCATCGGCCTGTCGTTCGCGCGGGCGCGGCTGTTCACGGAGATGGACCGGGCGTTCTTCTCCGCGCTGGCGCACGCGTGCGCGCAGGCGCTGGAGCAGGTGCGCCTCATCACCGAGGAGCGCCGCGTGCACGAGGAGCTGCGGCGGCGCTCGGAGTTCGAGCAGCAGTTGGTGGGAATCGTGTCGCACGATTTGCGCAACCCCCTGGCCGCCATCGCGATGTCGGTGGGGCTGCTGGAGAAGAAGAACGAGCTGTCCGACAGCCAGAAGCGCACGGTGCAGCGCATCGGCCAGGCCTCCGAGCGCGCGGCGCGGATGATTCGCGACCTGCTCGACTTCACCAAGGCGCGGCTGGGGGGCGGCATCGCCCTGCACCGCCAGCCCACGGACCTGAAGGACGTGGTGACGCAGGTGCTGGACGAGGTGCAGCTGGCCCACCCCGGGCGGCATGTCGACGTGGAGGTGGCGTCGGACGTGCGCGGGGAGTGGGACCCGGACCGCATCGCCCAGGTGGTGACGAACCTGCTCTCCAACGCGCTGGCCTACAGCCCGCAGGGCGCGCCCGTGCGGCTGCGCACCTTCGCGGAAGGGGGGCACGCGCTCCTCAGCGTCTACAACGGCGGGGACCCGATTCCGCACGAGCTGTTGTCGCGCCTGTTCGAGCCGATGACGCGCGGGTCGCTCAAGGAGGGCCAGTCCAGCCGCAGCATCGGCCTGGGGCTCTACATCGTCCGGGACATCGTCCGGGGCCATGGGGGCAGCGTGGACGTGGTGTCCTCCCAGGACGACGGGACGACCTTCACGGTCCGCCTGCCCCGCCTGACGGAGTGAGTCGCGCCCTGCACCCTGTGGGTGCGGCGCCTTCCTGCCCCGGGGGGCAGTGGCGGGTGTCGCCCGGGGTGCACTTTGCTTCGGGCGTGGGTCGGTAGGGGGCCGCGCCCGTCGGGACAGCGGGGCCGCGGGGCGGAGTGTCTCTCGCCAGCGCAGTGCTTACGGGTGAGCACTGCGGGATGGGCTGTACCCGAGGACAAGTTCGCGACACCTCGGACATGGCACTCTCTGCCAACGCGCGGTGCGCGCCCCGGTCCCCGCACGTGGGCTCCAGGGGTGCCGCTCGCCGGGGGGAAGTCGATGGTGAGCCTGTCGTCGCTGCCAGGGCATGCCCTGGCACGGTCGCTCCATGCCGCAAGTCCCGCACCGTGCATCCGCCTGGAGGCCGTGCGGGGGAACTCGGGAGAGGTGCTCGACTTCGAGTGCGCGTCGCTCAACGCGGCCGCGGAGCACCTGGTGCGCGACTGGGGCGTGCCCTCCCGTGTCTCGCGCTGGGCCCAGCACGGGCTTGGCGGCGTGGACCTGGAGGCGTGCGTGCGCGCGGCGTCGTCCGGCGTGCCCCTGTCCGCGACGCTGCGGCTGACGCGCGACGGGCTCCACGGGCGCTTCCAGGTGGTGGGCGTGAGGGAGGCGGACGCGCTGGTGCTGTGGCTGCTGGAGCCGGACGGGGAGGACCCGGCGGTGGCGGAGGGCGCGCTGGAGCGCGAGCGCGAGGCGCGGCGCCGGGCGGAGGCGGCGCTGGAGTCCGCGCGCGCCGCGCTGGCCCGCGAGGAGCTCCTGCGACAAGCCTTGTCCAAGGCCCGCATGGTGGCGTGGGAGTGGACCGAGGCGCGGCGCGCGGTGACCTGGTCCCAGGACGCGGCGGCCTTCTTCGGCCAGTCGCCGGGCGCGCTGGGCGGCTCGCTGCCGTCCTTCCTGTCCTGCGTCGTGGTGGAGGACCGGCCCCGGGTGGCGCGGGGAATCGAGCAGGCGCTGGCGATGGATGGCGCGTACGCGCTCAAGTTCCGCTGCCGTCACCAGGACGGCTCCACGCACTGGTACGAGGCGGTGGGCCAGAGCTTCCACGAGGGGGAGCGGCCCCACCGCATGGTGGGCGTGGTGGCGGACTGCACCGAGCGGGAGGCGGCGGAGGCGGTGCTGCGCGAGGCGGAGGAGCGCTACCGGCTGGCGGCGCGCGCCACCCATGACGTGTTGTGGGATTGTGATTTGGAGACGGGCCGGGTGCGCTGGGACGGAGGCCAGGAGGAGCTGTTCGGCTACGGCCCGGAGGCGGCGGACCACGACTTCGCGTGGTGGAGTCAGCGGCTGCACCCCGACGAGCGGGAGTGGGTGTCGCGGGGGCTGCACGACTTCATCGCGTCCGACGAGGACGCGTGGCAGGCGGAGTACCGCTTCCGCAAGGACGACGGCGGCTGGGTCCACATCCTGGACCGGGGCGTGCTGTCGCGCGACGCGGCCGGGCGGCCGGTGCGGATGATTGGCTCCATGATGGACATCACCGAGCGAAAGCGCACGCTGGAGCGGCTGGCGGAGGAGGCGGAGTTCCGCGAGCGCTTCATCGGTATTCTCGGTCACGATTTGCGCAACCCCCTCAACGCGATAACGCTGTCCGCCCGCGCACTGCGTCGGCGCGCGCCCCTGAGCTCCACCCAACAACAGATGGCCCAGCGAATCGAGGCGAGCGCCGAGCGCATGGGCACCATGATTTCGGACATCCTCGATTTGACGCGCGCCCGGCTGTCCGGCGGCATCCCCTTGCAGGTGGCGCCGGCCAACCTGTCCAACGTGTGTCGACAAGTGGTGGAGGAGCTGTCGGCGGTGCACCCGGACCGCTACATCGCCTTCGACGTGGACGGTCGCTCCGACGGACTCTGGGACGCGGACCGGCTGGCGCAGGTGCTCAGCAACCTGGTGGGTAATGCCCTGGAGCACGGCGCCCAGGATGCCCCCGTGCTGCTGCGATGTCTGGATTTGGAGACCCGGCAGGTGGTGGAGGTCCACAACCCCGGAGCGCCCATCCCCGCGCCGCAGCTGGCGACGCTGTTCGACCCGTTCCGTCAGGCGGGCGCCGCGCGCGAGAAGGGCCGGCGCCGAGGGGGCCTGGGCCTGGGCCTGTTCATCGTCCGGGAAATCGTCCACGCGCATGGTGGCAGCGTGGACGTGCGTTCCTCCGAGCTGGACGGCACCACCTTCACCGTGACGCTCCCGCGCGACGCGCGACGCGCGAGCCGGTAGATGTTTCACTCACGGCTCGCGGTGTGTCACGGGCGGTGAATCATCGTCCACCGCGAGGCGATACACGGCGGAAGCGTCAGCCGTCTCACGCTGACGCTGTCTGGCGAAGGACTTCCTCCCAGGAATTGGACGTGAGGACACCTGTCACCCTTGGCGACAAGCACTACCCGTTGACCTAGCCGCGAAACACCGCGGTGACCCCCAACGCGGAGCCTGTCCCATGCGCTTGTCCTTCATCCGTTCCCAGTCCCGTGGTTTCTCGTCCCGTCTCGTCCGCGCGTGGGCCCTGCCCGCGCTGCTCGCCGGCGCCGTCGGCTGCGGCCCCGAGGGCCTGGGCGGCGTCGACCCGAGCGAGTCGGTGGCCACCCATGAAGACGGCCTGGTGTCGACGAACGGGTTGTCGACGAACGGGCTCTCCACCAATGGCTTGTCGACGAACGGCCTGTCCACCAATGGCTTGTCGACGAACGGGCTCTCCACCAACGGGCTGTCGACGAACGGGCTGTTCAATACATGGTTCAGCTCGAACCCGGCGGCGGGCGACCAGCTGATGCGCTACGTGGCGCGCTGCGCTCTGTCGTCCTCCCAAACCCTGACGTACACCCATAACGGAACGACGTACGCGTGGCCCGGCTCCCTGGGCCTGGCGCCGACGTGGTCCACCACGAACCAGCCCGCGTCGGTGGCGGAGCAGCAGGTGGTGTCCGCGTGCCTGGCGGCGCACGCGAACAAGTTTGGTGTGCACGTGAACATCTCCGTGCAGGGGCGCGGCGCGACGAACGTGAGCATCCCCACCACGACGGAGGAGGTCCAGACGTACAGCCAGAAGGAGGCGTGCTTCTTTGGCAACCTGTTCAACAACGAGGGCCTCTTCGCGGCGAACGACGCCAACTACCTGGCCTATGACCAGAGCACGGTGCGCACCTGCGGCCTGTCGTCGTGGAGCGGCGACACGGCGTGCGCGCCCACCATCCAGCACGTGGGCTCCTGCCTGGACCACTGCCAGCTGGACGCGACGCGCACGCACTACTCGCGCTGCACGTACAACGGCGTCGAGTACAAGCCGCTCGTCACGCGCATCCGTCCCCAGGACATCTACCGCTGCGGCGACGGCGTCTGCCAGGTCTCCGAGAAGTGCGGCACGGGCGTGACGCCGGACAGCTGCAAGGCGGACTGCGGCACCTGCCAGTGAGCTTCCTGGCGACATGCCCATGACTCGCGGCTCCCCGCGCCGCGCGGA contains the following coding sequences:
- a CDS encoding response regulator translates to MCTPSLVLLVEDHVDSRELLEEFLTMEGFAVETAGNGQSALERLSRLPCPDAVLLDLMMPVMSGWELMRHVREDDRLKQLPVVVVSGAGNHQAMPEGIQGTVPKPVDLTELRATLARVVSAQG
- a CDS encoding protein kinase domain-containing protein encodes the protein MSPPSSDASMPPEVLLRSGRASYEFVKSLGAAHHGELLLARRRYEADFCGYAVIKRPLGEDAAAIHRLLEEGRLTALLHHPNVASVHHLKGPDDTPVLVFEHTPGHRLDSLLEASSRSHLPFSEGFALYVAAEIAEALHHAHTLTDEHGHPLRVVHRDVAPHNILVTEHGAVKLLDFGAATSVFSGDAARAAPPVSLAYAAPEHVARQPLDGRADLFGLGLVLLQLLTGRHLFEGADRFEAERRHRHERALTQPPSDSGEALEDAMKNAVGLAAARELRRRIRAYGHDDLEDALRAVPAAFQPLLRGTLAPAREERFSTGAELARALRLYARRAGLVFGRAEALAEVTGLRYAALRVQAGESPQEVLEDRLLPEEDPAG
- a CDS encoding helix-turn-helix domain-containing protein is translated as MKTHPEGSSTPRRSSRASSKGRPSDRARQSRQQLERRLAVSVGEEARSARMRAGLTQADVAERIGIAAEVYGRMERGKMMPSVPTLFRLCLALRLSADVGLGLVTAASVGAALWEEDSRDKDHLPEMRRLLRTLRRMSRGQLKLVNQVAAAILPQR
- a CDS encoding TonB-dependent receptor domain-containing protein, with product MAVWLLVLCAPVGRASAQAPSTPDAGVPPVAAEVDLARTDAGWTVDTGPSDAGSVFLPPALAQDAPAPYPPQLAAERVSGVVRLELLIDASGEVESATLVQGIHPLLDRAALHAAPHLRFTPATVDGQPVPVRLGFEYRFEAPVLPPDAVAQAPVTLSGRVRTKGNRRPVVGATLVSEAVPDAPVQTDAQGHFQARWPAGEHRVRVSAPGHKAGTFREVLKAQEALEVVYGLEPLVINPYETVVRADRERTEVSRVTLHDAELREVPGTMGDPFRVVMLLPGVGSMLSGVAYPVVRGSQPAATGYFLDGIRVPILFHLFLGPAVIHPDFIDTIDFFPGSPPPRYGRLLGGAIEGRLSRPRDDRVHGSAYADLINAGFFLETPFPSTGTNVSVAGRYSYTPWLIALAANKLQDPPAPGRLNEKVVLDFWDYQLRVEQDVGQGKLRLFAFGSSDTFGTEAQDAFGDTAMQSIVFHRMDLRHRHPLGGGELELGVTWGLDRFAIVSSDPPDDATAIHIDQGTWAARAGYTLPLDSTATLRLGGDVDHKRAIVDFYELTPDEETEQRAPVALATFMGAWAELVYQPSPRWSFVPGLRVDNYHLSPGIDHAAIEPRLTVRHQFNDSLVLKGSAGLFHQPPTSLISLPVVDVGSLLLGLQRGVQLSLGAEWKALKGLELGVDAYVNPLVRTIELTPFSDEGLTDEETPLPDPEPGIPDRGDIDFPDFQSSGVAYGLELLIRHPLGDNWFGWLSYTLQRSVRRTRFYRYDFEGNVMGEATGDLPFAFDQTHVLNLVLSYKFSNSVTLGGVLHFNTGRPEYGTLGTQTHRPGRDGSGRPSWVKADRDAVDRLPPFFRFDMRLSKAWVYETFSLEAYLDMLNVTISQETVSFEYDGGGGRPLSKKAVGLPIVLPILGMKGRY
- a CDS encoding hybrid sensor histidine kinase/response regulator: MFHEGIATTMSERPPQRETSPRGVLGLASLPAPRDDASDNTVTRGSEAPGVLVVDDNPANLVSLEAILEPLGVRLTKASSGEQALRFLLREDYAVILLDVRMTGMNGFETASLIKQRERTRNVPIIFLTAYGRDDTELVTGYSTGAVDFLQKPFPPEVLRSKVSVFVELFRAQHQVRAQSELLRQKEAEARELAHRAAGHIDRLRDFTARLSEASTVAEVCRALFEQGLVAAGAKAGAVNLLSDDGEALEIVDAVGYPEQVLSRWRRIPLSQRVPLTEAVREQKPIWLGSLEEWTERYPHLNAHGIHESAIALPLLVKGRALGVIGLSFARARLFTEMDRAFFSALAHACAQALEQVRLITEERRVHEELRRRSEFEQQLVGIVSHDLRNPLAAIAMSVGLLEKKNELSDSQKRTVQRIGQASERAARMIRDLLDFTKARLGGGIALHRQPTDLKDVVTQVLDEVQLAHPGRHVDVEVASDVRGEWDPDRIAQVVTNLLSNALAYSPQGAPVRLRTFAEGGHALLSVYNGGDPIPHELLSRLFEPMTRGSLKEGQSSRSIGLGLYIVRDIVRGHGGSVDVVSSQDDGTTFTVRLPRLTE
- a CDS encoding sensor histidine kinase, with amino-acid sequence MRGNSGEVLDFECASLNAAAEHLVRDWGVPSRVSRWAQHGLGGVDLEACVRAASSGVPLSATLRLTRDGLHGRFQVVGVREADALVLWLLEPDGEDPAVAEGALEREREARRRAEAALESARAALAREELLRQALSKARMVAWEWTEARRAVTWSQDAAAFFGQSPGALGGSLPSFLSCVVVEDRPRVARGIEQALAMDGAYALKFRCRHQDGSTHWYEAVGQSFHEGERPHRMVGVVADCTEREAAEAVLREAEERYRLAARATHDVLWDCDLETGRVRWDGGQEELFGYGPEAADHDFAWWSQRLHPDEREWVSRGLHDFIASDEDAWQAEYRFRKDDGGWVHILDRGVLSRDAAGRPVRMIGSMMDITERKRTLERLAEEAEFRERFIGILGHDLRNPLNAITLSARALRRRAPLSSTQQQMAQRIEASAERMGTMISDILDLTRARLSGGIPLQVAPANLSNVCRQVVEELSAVHPDRYIAFDVDGRSDGLWDADRLAQVLSNLVGNALEHGAQDAPVLLRCLDLETRQVVEVHNPGAPIPAPQLATLFDPFRQAGAAREKGRRRGGLGLGLFIVREIVHAHGGSVDVRSSELDGTTFTVTLPRDARRASR